One Cucurbita pepo subsp. pepo cultivar mu-cu-16 chromosome LG11, ASM280686v2, whole genome shotgun sequence DNA window includes the following coding sequences:
- the LOC111804867 gene encoding uncharacterized protein LOC111804867 has translation MGRKAGTLYINPKKFGTLSKPCMKEMISFLNCMALNHNNDEKCTRHKEILNTCMDAQSNRNRKPWGSINYHLQRLSRGRK, from the exons ATGGGTAGGAAAGCTGGTACTTTATACATCAACCCAAAGAAGTTCGGCACTCTTAGCAAACCTTGCATGAAGGAAATGATATCATTTCTCAATTGCATGGCTCTTAATCATAACAATGACGAGAAGTGCACCAGACATAAGGAAATTCTAAATACTTGCATGGATGCTCAG TCCAACCGAAACAGGAAGCCTTGGGGTAGCATTAATTACCACTTGCAGAGGCTTAGCAGGGGAAGAAAgtag
- the LOC111805510 gene encoding alcohol dehydrogenase-like 7 encodes MDESSAATGVHSIRCRAAVCRKPGEPLVIEEIIVAPPRAREVRIRITCTSLCLSDVTFWKLKDPPGIVPRILGHEAIGVVESVGKDVNEVREGDTVIPIFMADCGECADCLSVKSNLCSKLPFKIAPGMPRCGTSRFTDINGDVIHHFLSVSSFTEYTVVDIANVLKIDPAIPPNRACLLSCGVATGVGAAWKTANVEKGSTVAIFGLGSIGLAVAEGARLCGASRIIGIDINPDKFEAAKKFGVTEFVNSRSLGDKHVSQVINEMTDGGADYCFECVGMASLVQEAFACCRKGWGKTIVVGVDKPDATLSFSSYDVLFHGKTIMGSLYGGLKPKSDIPTLLKWYTDKKLELDKFVTHEVGFEDINQAFNLLMEGKCLRCVIWMKK; translated from the exons ATGGATGAATCGTCGGCGGCAACCGGAGTCCACTCTATCCGCTGTAGAG CTGCTGTCTGCCGGAAGCCTGGTGAGCCATTAGTGATCGAGGAGATAATTGTGGCTCCGCCTAGGGCTCGTGAAGTTCGAATTCGGATAACATGCACCTCTTTGTGTCTGAGTGATGTTACCTTCTGGAAGTTGAAG GATCCTCCGGGAATTGTTCCTAGAATTCTTGGCCACGAAGCTATTGG AGTGGTTGAGAGTGTAGGGAAGGATGTCAATGAAGTTAGGGAAGGAGATACTGTCATCCCAATATTCATGGCTGACTGTGGGGAGTGTGCAGATTGCTTATCAGTGAAAAGCAATCTCTGTTCTAAACTCCCTTTCAAGATAGCTCCGGGGATGCCTCGCTGTGGGACGAGCAGATTCACCGATATCAATGGGGATGttattcatcattttctgtcTGTATCAAGTTTCACTGAATACACAGTGGTAGATATTGCCAATGTACTGAAAATTGATCCTGCAATACCTCCAAACAGGGCATGCCTTCTTAGTTGTGGGGTTGCAACAG GGGTTGGTGCGGCATGGAAAACAGCAAATGTGGAGAAGGGATCCACTGTTGCCATTTTTGGACTGGGGTCCATAGGTTTAGCT GTAGCTGAAGGAGCAAGACTATGTGGAGCAAGCCGGATCATTGGGATAGATATCAACCCTGATAAATTTGAAGCTG CAAAAAAGTTTGGAGTCACTGAGTTTGTTAATTCTAGAAGCCTCGGGGATAAACATGTGAGCCAG GTAATTAATGAAATGACTGATGGGGGTGCAGATTACTGCTTTGAATGTGTTGGAATGGCTTCCTTAGTTCAGGAAGCATTTGCTTGCTGCAGAAAG GGTTGGGGAAAAACAATTGTGGTAGGAGTGGACAAACCAGACGCAACTTTGAGTTTTAGCTCTTATGATGTCCTTTTTCATGGGAAGACTATTATGGGTTCGTTATATGGAGGATTGAAGCCTAAATCAGATATTCCCACTCTTCTTAAATGGTACACAGATAAG AAACTTGAGCTGGATAAATTTGTGACACACGAAGTAGGTTTCGAAGACATCAATCAAGCTTTTAATTTGCTAATGGAAGGAAAGTGCTTGAGATGTGTGAtatggatgaagaaatga